In a single window of the Montipora capricornis isolate CH-2021 chromosome 11, ASM3666992v2, whole genome shotgun sequence genome:
- the LOC138024272 gene encoding caspase activity and apoptosis inhibitor 1-like isoform X2, which translates to MRSEKKRNQPKSPSSSQDVDSDGVKTRIKRKKDCKASSVKHLSAYLHDREELQVQLFTIIPKKEVKGMMPDALKELSFTEVKTRCFEQLQTLSKKQIESIIEGKQMVSFEDDTDNEPEISQEKETMEGQTRHNQGRVLDAKENMITNNKEEEVKERDIITFQEIIAIPKQDEIDKLVEGTSVLSREAPSNVQSDDTSVAVEADLKELEFRARALESLVRARERQMNLDQP; encoded by the exons ATGAG GAGtgagaagaaaagaaatcagcCCAAGTCTCCCAGCTCGTCACAAGATGTTGATAGTGATGGAGTTAAAACCAGAATTAAGAGGAAAAAGGACTGCAAGGCCAGCAGTGTGAAACATCTGTCTGCTTATCTCCATGATAGAGAAGAACTTCAAGTACAACTCTTTACAATTATTCCCAAGAAAGAAGTGAAGGGAATGATGCCAGATGCTCTCAAG GAGCTCAGCTTTACAGAAGTAAAAACACGTTGTTTTGAACAACTTCAGACGTTGTCAAAGAAGCAAATTGAAAGTATTATTGAAGGCAAGCAAATGGTTTCCTTTGAAGATGACACTGATAATGAACCAGAAATCtctcaagaaaaagaaaccatggAAGGGCAAACGAGACATAACCAG ggAAGAGTTCTTGACGCAAAAGAAAATATGattacaaacaacaaagaagAGGAGGTGAAAGAGAGGGACATTATTACTTTCCAGGAAATAATTGCAATTCCAAAACAAGATGAAATTGATAAACTTGTGGAAG GAACAAGTGTGTTAAGCAGAGAAGCCCCATCTAATGTGCAGTCTGATGATACCAGTGTTGCAGTGGAAGCCGATTTAAAAGAACTTGAATTTCGAGCACGTGCTCTGGAGTCACTGGTGCGTGCTCGTGAACGACAGATGAACCTTGACCAACCCTGA
- the LOC138024272 gene encoding caspase activity and apoptosis inhibitor 1-like isoform X1 has product MDKRAVSPDSSTQITEKKKKEKKRKKKHRSEKKRNQPKSPSSSQDVDSDGVKTRIKRKKDCKASSVKHLSAYLHDREELQVQLFTIIPKKEVKGMMPDALKELSFTEVKTRCFEQLQTLSKKQIESIIEGKQMVSFEDDTDNEPEISQEKETMEGQTRHNQGRVLDAKENMITNNKEEEVKERDIITFQEIIAIPKQDEIDKLVEGTSVLSREAPSNVQSDDTSVAVEADLKELEFRARALESLVRARERQMNLDQP; this is encoded by the exons ATGGACAAAAGAGCCGTTTCACCTGATTCATCAACACAAATAAccgaaaaaaagaagaaagaaaaaaagaggaagaaaaaacacaG GAGtgagaagaaaagaaatcagcCCAAGTCTCCCAGCTCGTCACAAGATGTTGATAGTGATGGAGTTAAAACCAGAATTAAGAGGAAAAAGGACTGCAAGGCCAGCAGTGTGAAACATCTGTCTGCTTATCTCCATGATAGAGAAGAACTTCAAGTACAACTCTTTACAATTATTCCCAAGAAAGAAGTGAAGGGAATGATGCCAGATGCTCTCAAG GAGCTCAGCTTTACAGAAGTAAAAACACGTTGTTTTGAACAACTTCAGACGTTGTCAAAGAAGCAAATTGAAAGTATTATTGAAGGCAAGCAAATGGTTTCCTTTGAAGATGACACTGATAATGAACCAGAAATCtctcaagaaaaagaaaccatggAAGGGCAAACGAGACATAACCAG ggAAGAGTTCTTGACGCAAAAGAAAATATGattacaaacaacaaagaagAGGAGGTGAAAGAGAGGGACATTATTACTTTCCAGGAAATAATTGCAATTCCAAAACAAGATGAAATTGATAAACTTGTGGAAG GAACAAGTGTGTTAAGCAGAGAAGCCCCATCTAATGTGCAGTCTGATGATACCAGTGTTGCAGTGGAAGCCGATTTAAAAGAACTTGAATTTCGAGCACGTGCTCTGGAGTCACTGGTGCGTGCTCGTGAACGACAGATGAACCTTGACCAACCCTGA
- the LOC138023468 gene encoding uncharacterized protein, translating into MVAIPQSISNIEIKASLEKAYWNLERHLNSENSKELAAATLRSIALNYINRKGPSPPKQLLTAIKQLKRRDDIVITKPDKGSGVVVMDKSKYIHLLSEASVNDTSKFRPVPSERQKTIGRPPKHYHPLLAKEALVQSTITRILPHAVAQSLRPTGSRLAHLYGLPKTHKEKLAMRPILSATNTYNYALAKWLDNKLKPLSLNRHTVTDIFDFVNELPRDLNITPGDLLVSYDVSSLFTNVPLDETIKILADRAFSNNWFNSEYDLNISKQDLIDLLGVATKGQLFQFNGSLYEQIDGVAMGSPLGPLLANVFMSSIEEKLDVEGKLPPYYRRYVDDTLTVMPDLSTARDFLNTLNHAHAAIKFTMEVENGGMLPFLGIQLLNRAPRIETKVFVKPTNSGLLLHYHSHVDNRYKHGLLTTMLDRAYRLSSSWSYFTEECERLKSVFSKLKYPKHLVDSIVKNFLNLRVADQSPLQSKSTTDNTTRVVIPFKDQESANIVKTQLKDLSVKLQTIVQPVFTSRKIAQEFSTSKLKPQLIDQQCVVYNFKCDQCDAGYVGYTRGHLFVRVDGHRSKTSSVRKHYDNRHAGRIPEDLHNCFNVLKKCQNKFDCLVNEMLIIKQLRPCLNVQSDSIRAKVFV; encoded by the coding sequence ATGGTCGCCATACCCCAGAGTATCTCAAACATAGAGATTAAGGCCAGCTTAGAGAAGGCCTACTGGAACTTGGAACGGCATCTAAACAGTGAGAACTCTAAGGAACTGGCTGCTGCCACATTAAGATCTATAGCTCTCAATTACATCAACCGTAAAGGTCCGAGTCCTCCTAAACAGCTTTTGACAGCCATTAAACAACTAAAACGCCGTGATGATATCGTCATAACAAAACCGGATAAAGGCTCAGGCGTCGTGGTAATGGACAAGTCGAAATATATACATCTACTATCCGAAGCTTCTGTTAATGACACCAGCAAATTTCGTCCCGTCCCTTCAGAACGACAAAAAACCATAGGCAGACCACCCAAGCACTATCACCCGCTTTTAGCAAAGGAGGCTCTTGTACAATCTACCATCACTAGGATCCTCCCCCACGCTGTGGCTCAGTCCCTTCGACCGACCGGTTCTAGACTGGCACACCTGTACGGCTTACCGAAAACGCACAAGGAGAAATTAGCCATGCGACCGATCCTATCAGCAACTAATACGTATAATTATGCTCTGGCGAAATGGTTGGACAACAAGCTCAAACCGTTGTCGTTAAATCGGCACACAGTCACGGATATTTTCGACTTTGTGAACGAATTACCGCGAGACCTCAACATAACACCTGGTGATTTACTGGTATCCTATGATGTGTCCTCGCTGTTCACGAATGTACCCTTGGATGAAACCATTAAGATTCTCGCGGACAGAGCCTTTAGTAACAACTGGTTTAATTCTGAGTACGATTTGAATATTTCGAAGCAGGACCTTATCGATCTTTTGGGTGTGGCTACCAAGGGCCAgcttttccaatttaatggctCCCTGTACGAACAGATCGACGGTGTAGCGATGGGGTCCCCCCTTGGGCCCTTGCTAGCCAACGTATTCATGTCGTCTATTGAAGAGAAATTAGATGTTGAGGGCAAGCTGCCACCTTATTATCGtcgatatgttgacgacacaCTCACTGTGATGCCTGATTTGTCTACAGCAAGGGACTTCCTCAACACCCTCAACCACGCCCACGCCGCCATCAAGTTCACTATGGAGGTCGAAAATGGTGGAATGCTCCCCTTCCTCGGTATTCAACTCCTAAACCGAGCGCCCCGTATTGAGACTAAAGTATTCGTGAAGCCAACAAACAGTGGTCTGCTCCTCCATTACCACAGTCATGTCGATAATAGATACAAGCACGGCCTATTGACAACTATGCTCGATCGCGCATATCGCCTGTCTTCGTCGTGGTCCTACTTCACTGAGGAGTGTGAACGACTGAAGTCTGTGTTCTCTAAACTGAAGTATCCAAAGCACCTTGTGGACTCCATTGTTAAAAACTTCCTAAACTTAAGGGTCGCCGACCAGTCTCCATTGCAATCAAAATCTACGACAGACAACACTACTCGGGTCGTCATACCCTTTAAAGACCAGGAGTCTGCTAATATCGTGAAGACACAATTAAAAGATCTTAGTGTGAAGCTCCAGACTATTGTCCAACCAGTGTTTACGAGCCGCAAGATTGCCCAGGAGTTCTCGACAAGCAAATTAAAGCCTCAGCTCATtgatcaacaatgcgttgtgtataacTTCAAGTGTGACCAGTGCGATGCTGGTTATGTCGGATACACCCGTGGCCATCTGTTCGTACGCGTTGATGGACATAGAAGCAAGACCTCGTCAGTGCGCAAACACTATGATAATAGACACGCAGGCAGGATTCCGGAGGACCTTCACAATTGTtttaatgtgttgaaaaaatgccagaacaagttcgattgtctagttaatgagatgttaatcattaaacaattaagaccctgtttaaatgtacaatcagactcaattcgggctaaggtctttgtctaa